GTGATCTCGTCGGGCAGCACCGGCGGCAGGCCGAAGCGGATGTGGATGGCGCCGAGCAGGCGCTTCTCCACGGCCTTGTAATGGCCGTCGAGCACCGCCTTGAACGGCGAGATCATGTCGCCGATGACATATTCAGGCGCATCGTGCAGCAGCGCGGCGAGCCGCATGCGCTCATCGACGCGCGGCATCTCGTGCCGCAGCACGGTCTCCACCAGCAGCGTGTGCTGTGCGACCGAGAAGATATGCGCGCCGATGGTCTGCCCGTTCCAGCGGGCGACGCGCGCGAGCCCATGCGCGATGTCGGCGATCTCGACGTCGAGCGGGGAGGGATCGAGCAAATCGAGCCGCCGGCCCGACAGCATGCGCTGCCAGGCGCGCATTTGCACGCCACGCGACGCCGTCTTCTTCGTCGTCATTTGGCCTTCAGGCGCGGCTTGCGCTGCATCTTGCTGCAGGTCGCGTGGCAATGGCAGTCGACGAGATGGTCGTTGACCATGCCGGTCGCCTGCATGAAGGCATAAACGATGGTCGGGCCGACGAACTTGAAGCCGCGCGAGGACAGCTCCTTGGAGACCTGCACCGACAACGGCGTCGAGGCCGGCACGCTTGCCGTGGTCTTGAAATTGTTGACCTTGGGCCGTCCGCCCATGAAGTCCCACAGCAGGTTCGAGAAGCCCGGGCCCTTCTCCATGATCTCCAGATACGACTTCGCGCTCAGAATCGTGCCGTCGATCTTGGCGCGGTTGCGCACGATGCCGACGTCGTTCATCAACGCATGCACCTTCTTGTCGTTGTAGCGCGCGATCTTCTCCGGCTGGAAATCGTCGAACGCTTTGCGGAAATTGTCGCGTTTGCGCAAAATCGTGATCCAGGAGAGGCCGGCCTGGAAACCGTCGAGGATCAGCTTTTCATAGAGCGCGCGGTCGTCATACTCGGGCACGCCCCATTCGGTGTCGTGATAGGCGACGTAGAGCGGATCTTCGCCCGGCCAGGGGCAGCGGGTCTTTCCGTCGGGATGCAGGCGGGGAGCACGGCTCATGCGATGGGCTGCTTTGCGGGGATGCGGACGACGTCGGGTTCTGCCAGTTTCAACGCGAGACCGCCAGCGGTGAGCGGCTGGCCGGCATCGAGCGCGTCCGCAACGCGGTCGATGCGCACCAGCGCAATGCCCTTGCCTTGCGCCGACGAGCCCATGGTGCCGACGGACTTGTCGCCGGCCATGACACTGACACCTGCCTCAGGCGAGGAGTCCTCGAGCAGGACCTTCACGCTGCGGGTGCGCGCGGTGCCGCGATGCTGCATGCGCGAGACGACCTCCTGGCCGACATAGCAGCCCTTGTCGAAATCGACGCCCGCCAGACGGTCCATATTGGTCTCGTGCGGAAATGCATCGCTGTACATGAAATCGAGCCCGCCGCGCGGCACGCCGAGTGCGATGCGATGCGCCTCGTAGTCGGCGGCATCGACCAGCTCGGCGCCGATCAGGTCCGACAGTTTCTGCTTGAGATCTTCGGGGACCAGGATGCGAGTGCCGAGCTCTGCATTGCGTGGATCGGCGAAGGCGAGGTCCGGCTGCGCGGCCAGCTGGCCGTCCCAGGCCGCGAGCACGCCGAGATCGTTGGAGAGGTTGTCCACCGTCACCTTGGCGCGCAGCTTGTAGAATTTCAGCTTGGTGGCGAGGCCGTCGGCCAGCGCCTTCGGGCAATCGATCAGGAACCCGCCGCCGTGGCCGGCGGGGGCTTCCGTGATCAGGAAATCCACGATGATCTTGCCCTGCGGCGTCAGCAGCGCGCCGAATCGCCCCAGGCCCGGCTTGAGCTTGTCGAGATCGGTCGTGACGAGCCCGTTGAGGAAGTTGCGCGCATCCTCGCCCGCGACCTTGATCACGCCCCGGTCAGGAAGAAACGCTGATTTCATGTGAAAATCTCTTGCGACATGTTGCTCCGGAACGTAAGCCCGCAGGGCATAAACGACAAGACCTCGAGCCCTGCGCTTGGGGATGACAGAGGCCTCCAGCCATGACCCAGCGCTTCGATGTGATCCTCAAAGGCGGCACCGTCGTCAACCAGGACGGCGAGGGCGTTCGCGACATCGGCATCACCAATGGTCGCATCGCCGAGCTTGGCCCGCTGTCGCAAGGCTCCGCCGCTGAAGTGATCGACTGCAAGGGTCTCCACATCCTGCCCGGCGTGATGGATACGCAGGTGCATTTCCGCGAGCCCGGGCTGGAGCAGAAGGAAGACCTCGAGACCGGTTCGCGCAGTGCCGTGATGGGCGGCGTCACCGCCGTGTTCGAGATGCCGAACACGTCTCCGTTGACCGTGACGGAAGCCACCTTCACCGACAAGGTGAAACGCGCCCATCACCGCATGCATTGCGATTTCGCCTTCTTCATCGGCGGCACCCGCGAGAACGTGCAGGATCTCCCTGTGCTGGAGCGCGCGCCCGGCTGTGCCGGCGTGAAAGTGTTCATCGGCTCTTCGACCGGCGCGCTGCTGGTGGAGGACGACGAGAGCCTGCGCCGCATCTTTCAGGTGATCCGCCGCCGCGCGGCGTTCCATGCCGAGGACGAATATCGTCTCAACGACCGCAAGTCGCTCCGCATCGAGGGCGATCCGCGTTCGCATCCGGTCTGGCGCGACGAGACCGCGGCGCTGATGGCAACGCAACGCCTCGTCAAGCTCGCGCACGAGACCGGCAAGCGCATCCACGTGCTGCACATCTCGACCAAGGAAGAGATCGAGTTCCTGCGTGACCACAAGGATGTCGCCTCCTGCGAGGCGACGCCGCATCATCTCACGCTGGTCGCGCCCGAATGCTACGAGCGGCTCGGCACGCTGGCGCAGATGAACCCGCCGGTGCGCGGCGCCGATCACCGCGCCGGCATCTGGCGCGGCATCGAGCAGGGCATCATCGACGTGCTCGGCTCCGATCACGCTCCGCATACGCTGGAAGAGAAGCAGAAGACCTATCCGGCGTCGCCCTCCGGCATGACCGGCGTGCAGACGCTGGTGCCGCTGATGCTCGATCACGTCAACGCCGGCCGGCTGTCGCTCGCAAGGTTCGTCGATCTCACCAGCGCGGGCCCGGCGCGTCTCTACAACATGGCCTGCAAGGGCCGTATCGCCGCCGGTTACGATGCCGACTTTACGATCGTCGATCTCAAGCGCAGCGAGACCATCACCAACAAATGGGTCGCCTCCAGAGCCGGCTGGACACCCTATGACGGCGTCCGCGTTACGGGCTGGCCCGTCGGCACCTTCATCCGCGGCCGCCGCGTGATGTGGCAGGGCGAACTCGTGACGCCGTCGCAGGGCGAGCCGGTGCGCTTTCTGGAGACGCTGAAGCAGTAGCGGGCAGCATCTAGCTTCTCGCTCCGCTGTCATGCTCCGCGCAGGCGGGGCATCCAGTACGCCGCGGCCTTTCGGCTCAATCATTGCGGCCTCTGGAATACTGGATTGCCCGCCCCAGTGCGCAACTGCGCACAAGGCGGGCAATGACAAGGTGCCGGAAAGCGTAAGCTAAAATTGGGAGAGAGCAATGTCCCAGCCAACCGCCCTCATCACCACCGAGCAACTCGCCTCGATCCTCGGCGACCCCAATCTCCGCCTCTACGACTGCACGACCTACAACGAGCCGGTCCCGCCCGGCAGCGACGTGCCGTATCGCGCCGTTCCCGGCGACAAGACGTTCGCGGCCGGCCATATCCCCGGCGCCGATTTCCTCGACCTGCAAGGCGAGTTCTCCGACACCTCCGCGCAGCACTTCTTCATGATGCCGGGCGTGGCCCAGCTCGAAGCCGCCTTCGGCCGCCACGGTGCGGATGCAAGCAAGACCATCGTGCTCTACAGCATCGGCTCAATGATGTGGTCGACGCGGTTCTGGTGGACGCTGCGTTCGCTCGGCGTCGACGCACGGGTGCTCGACGGCGGCTTCGACAAGTGGAAGGAAGAGGGGCGGCCGGTCGAGACCGGCGCCCCGAAGGGCTATCCGGCAACGACCTTCAAGGGGACGCTGCGCGCGAGCTTCTTCGTCGACAAGAATACCGTCAAGGCGCGTATCGGCGATCCCTCGACCGTCACCGTCAACGCACTCGGACCGCAGTTTCATAAAGGGCTTGAGCCAAGCCGCTACGGCCGGCCGGGCCGTGTGCCCGGCAGCGTCAACGTGTCGGCTGCAACGCTCGTGAACGCCGACAAGACCCTGACCTCGCTTGCGGATGCCGAAGCGAAATTCGCAGCCCAAGGCGTCACTCGCGACAAGAACGTGATCCTGTATTGCGGCGGCGGCATCTCGGCGACGATCGACCTGTTTCTGCTGGCGCAGCTCGGCTACGACAAACTGACGCTCTACGATGCCTCCATGGGCGAGTGGGCGAGGGACCCGGCGCTGCCGATCGAGACGGATTAGGGGGCGAATCTGACCCTCCGGCGGAGGGTAAGAAAGTTGGGAACCTTTTCTACCAGCCTACATCCAATGTCTGGAACTCACGGAAACGAGCAGGTGACCGCCATGCAACGGACTGCAGCCGGCCTGTCCGCCGGCGCCAGATCATCGGAAGCCGAGCTGATCGACCGCGCGCGAGGCCGTGACGAGGCCGCGCTCCGCGAGATCATGCAGGCCAATAACCGCAGGCTTTACCGCCTCGCGCGCGGGATATTGCGCAGCGACAGCGAAGCCGAGGACGTGGTGCAGGAAACCTATGTTCGCGCCTTCACCCATCTCGACGGCTTCCGCGGCGAGTCCGGGCTGTCGACCTGGCTGTCCCGCATCGCCATCAACGAGGCGCTTGGCCGGGCGCGCAGCGCCAAGCCGCATGTCGAGCTCGGCTCGGTGGGCGAAGCCGCGCTCGAGGCGCAGATCATCAAGTTTCCCGTCTCTCCCGCAGGCGATCCGGAAAGGACCATGGCTCAACGTGAAATCCAGCGCGTCGTCGAACGCGCCATCGACGAGTTGCCGGATGTTTTTCGCATGGTCTTCGTCGCACGCGTCATGGAGGGCATGAACATCGAGGAGACCGCGGATCTGCTCGGCGTCAAGCCCGAGACTGTGAAGACGCGGCTGCACCGCGCCCGCACCTTGCTGCGCGAGAACGTCGAGAAGGAGATCGGCCCGGTGATGATGGACGCGTTCCCGTTTGCCGGCTGGCGCTGCGAGCGCCTGACCGAGGCCGTTTTGAAGCGGCTCGGAATCGGCGGTTGAAATTTTTCGGGAACGTTTGCGCGAAACGCCCATCCAATTCCTGTGAAGCAACGCCGGAAAAACCGCCCGGCAGCACAGGAGTGTCAAACCATGTTCGTTCGTTGGAGCGCGGCGTTCGCCGTAGCCATTCTGTTGTCCAGCCCCGTGCTGCCGCAAGGCGCGCGCGCTGCCGACAAGCTCAGCGATCCGCAGATTGCCCACATTGCCTACACCGCAGGCGTGATCGACATCAATGCGGCCAAGCAGGCGCAGAAGAAGGCCAAGAACAAGGACGTCAAGGCGTTTGCCGAGGACATGCTGCGCGACCACGAGGCAGTCAACAAGCAGGCGCTCGCGCTGGTCAAGAAGCTGAACGTCACGCCGGAGGATAACGACACCAGCAAGGCGCTGTCGAAGCAGGCGAGCGACAAGCTGGCCGAGCTCGACAAGCTGGATGGCGCTGCCTTCGACAAGGCCTATGTCGCCAACGAGGTCGCCTACCACAAGACGGTCAACGGCGCGCTGGAGACCCAGCTCATCCCGTCCGCGAGCAATGCCGAGCTGAAGAGCCTGCTCCAGACCGGCTTGAAGATATTTCAGGGTCATCAGCAGCACGCCGAGCACGTCGCGGCCGAGCTGAAATAGGGAGCGCGTGATGATGTCGGGGCGGCTGTCTTCGATCGCGTTTGCGGTCGCTTTGCTGTCGATGGCCGTCCCGGCGCACGCCGCGACGATCGAGATCACGATGGAGAATCTCGTGATCTCGCCGGCCGAGCTGTCGGCGAAGGTCGGCGACACCATCGCATGGATCAACAAGGATATCTTCGCCCACACCGCCACCGCGAAGAACGGTGACTTCGACGTGACGCTGCCGCCGAAGAAGGCGGTGACGTCAGTTGTGAAGAAGGCCGGAACGGTCGATTATTACTGCCGCTATCATCCTAACATGAAAGCGACGCTCAAGATCGAGCCGTGATGAATGGCCCCGCGTGCGGCGGGGGCATTTTCGAAAGCCGCTTACTGCCTTGCGAGGCAGACCGAGAATTCGCCGTTGCAGATGCGGGCCGGAAAACCCTCGACGAATTTCGCCACCGCGTCCTCGCCATAAGTGCCGACGAGCTCGGCAAGTGCCGCAAACAGGCTCGCCTGCGCCAGGCAGTCGCCGTCGACGCCGTCATGGCGCGCTTCGGCCCAGGCCTCGTTGAGATAGCTCAGTGCGGCCTGCTTCTGCTCGTGATCGGGCAGCGGCGCGCGGGCGGGGGCGTAGGAAATCGGCTGGCTCATGAATCTCAATCAGGCTGGGGCGCGATCCACGGCGATGCGCTGTGCAAGAGGTGTAGCACGCGCATTAACGACCGCTAGGCCACATCTTTAAGAACGGTTAACGGCTGTGAACAAAGTCGATGACAGAGTTCCCGAGAGATCAGTTCGCGTAGCGCGCCGTGAGATCGCGCGAGATCTTCGAGCCTTCCTCGATGTAACGGCGGATCGCCACCGTCGCGGCCGGCGTACAGCTTCGATAGGTCTGCTGAAAGCCATTATAGCCGCGGTTGAAGCCGGCGATCATGCGGGTGCGGCGCTCGCCCGCGGGGGTTTCGGCCTCGATCAGCGCCTGCATCTCGCTGCGCCATTTGTTGCCCTCGTTGGAGCCGCAGATGCCGCGCAGATAGTGCAGGCCGCCGAGGATTTCGGCCAGCCGCTGCAAATCGGCGTCGAACGGCGCCGCCACGTCCTGGGCCCGGGCGGGCGCGGAGGCGCAGGCGAGAATCAGGGCAAAAATGGCCAGAAATCGCGTCGACATCGGCGGGGTGTATGCCCCCTCAGGGCGGAGGACGCAAGGCGGGGCCCTCAGGGGCCGATCAGCCGGTAGGCGGACTGGATGATTTCCTCCAGCCCTCCGGTCAGTTTGATATCGCCTAAGCTGCTTAGCGCGTCCGGGGCGATCCAGCGGTAGTCGTCGAGCTCGTCGTTCAGGACCGGTTCCCTGGCCACCCAGCGGGCGGCGAAGGACAGGATCAAATAATGGCCGGCACCGGGCGCGGCCGGCAGCACCTCGCGCCAGCCGGCAAGGCTGACGATCTCGATCTCGAGCCCGGTCTCCTCGTCGACCTCGCGGCTCAGTGCTTGGTGCAGCGATTCGCCGAATTCGACCCGGCCGCCGGGCAGCGAATAGAACCCTTTTGCGGGCGAGCGGGCGCGGCGGGTCAGCAGCACCTTGCCGTCGCGGAAGATGGCCGCGCTGACCGCGATCTGGGGACGGGTGGGCTGGATAACGGCAGGCATATCTTCAACGACCCTGGCTCAATTCGCCATGATGCTGTCGACGTCGGCCTCCGCGCCGCCATTGATGATGCCGCCGCAGGCCGCGATCAACGGCTTGACCCAGAGGGTGGCCTGCTCAGCCAGGCTAATGCGGGTCGTGTCCTTGTCGACCTCGCGCATGGCCGTGCCGACCGCCGATAGAATCGAGGTCATGGTGTCGGTGATGTGGTCGAACTGGGCGCGCACGTTGGGCTCGGCCTTCTCATAAGCTTCGATTGCCAGATCCCGTGCCTTGAAGTTCGAGGCGGTAAAATGCTCGGCATAGGACAGCGGCGACCAGGTCAAAAAGTCCTCGGCACATTCCGGCATGTCCGGGATCATTTCCAGAAGCATCACGGCTTCATTGAAATGGTTGAGATAGTCCGTGGCAAGCCCGGTCCGCGGATTGATGTTGGCCACGCGCAGCCGCTCGGCCCAGGCCGCGGCCTCGGGGCCCGTCTGTGCGCGCGTCGCGGGTTGGGAGGCCGTTGAGCTCATCGGCCGCAGTGTTAACGTTCGGGGTTAAAAGGACCTGAACGGACCCTATATTGGCGCAACGATGTGTGGACGCTTTGTCATAACTTCGGCCCCCGCGGCCTTACGGCAACTGTTCGGCTATATCGAGCAGCCGAATTTCCCGCCGCGGTACAATGTCGCGCCGACGCAACCGATTCCGGTCGTCCTGATCGAGAATGGCGCGCGCCATTTCCGCCTGATGCGCTGGGGTCTGCTGCCGGGCTGGGTCAAGGACCCCAAAGGCTTTACGCTGTTGATCAACGCCCGCTCGGAGACGGTGCCGGAGAAGCCCGCCTTCAAGAGAGCGATACGCCGACGGCGCGGCCTGATCCCGGCCGACGGCTATTACGAATGGAAGGCGGTCGACGGCCGCAAGCAGCCGTTCTTCATCCATCGCGCCGATGGCGCGCCGCTCGGCTTCGCGGCGGTGTTCGAGACCTGGGTCGGGCCGAACGGCGAGGAGCTCGACACGGTCGCGATCGTCACGGCGGCCGCGGGCGAGGATCTGGCTGCGCTGCACGACCGCGTGCCCGTCACCATCAGCCCGCGCGATTTCGAGCGCTGGCTCGATTCTCGCAGCGACGAAATCGATTCGATCCTGCCGCTGATGACCGCCCCCCGCATCGGCGAATTCGCCTGGCACCCGGTCTCCACCCGCGTCAACCGCGTCGCCAATGACGATGAGCAGCTGCTCCTGCCGATCAGCGCAGAGGAGATGGAGGCGGAGGCAGAGGCGGTGAAGCCGAAGAAGGTTGCGCGGAAGGTTGCGGCCGGGTCAGCGGATGACGGGCAGGGGTCGTTGTTCTAGGCGGCCGCGCCTCACACAATCTCCCGCGCCCGCAATGCCGCGATCTCCGCCGCATCGAAGCCCAGCTCGCCCAGCACCGCATCCGCGTCCGCGCCCAATTCCGGCGCCATCCGGTCCAGTCTGCCGCCGCCATGCGCGAGCTTGAAGGCGCTGCCGGCGAAGCGCAGGCGGCCGTATTGCGTGTCCAGCTCCTGGATCGCGCCGCGCGCCTTGATCTGCGGATGATCGATCACCTCCTCGACCTTCCAGATGCTGGCGCAGGGCGCACCGGCGTCCTCCAGGATCGTCTCCCATTCGCGCGCAGGCCTGGCCGAGAGCGCCTCCTCGATGATGGCTCGCAGCGCGGGTTCATTGTCGTTGCGGGAAAACCAGTCGGCGAAGCGCGGATCGCTCAGCGTGTCCTCGCGGCCGAGCGTGGCCATCAGCGCGCGGTATTGCTTCTCGTTGTTGACGGCGAGCAGGATGTGGCCGTCGCCGCATTTGAACAGGTTCGCCGTGGTGCGACGGCTCACCGCCTGGTTGCCGGACAGCTGCTGGCGATGGCCGGCGACAGACCAATCCGCGATCTGGCCGGAGAGAAACGCCATCGTCGCCTCCAGCATGGAGACGTCGATGAGCTGCCCCGTGCCGGTGCGGTCGCGTTGATACAGCGCGCTCGACACGCCGAATGCCGCCGTCGCGCCGGAGAGCACGTCGCACACCGCAAAGCCAGCACGCGTCGGCCCGGTCTCGGGATGGCCGGTGATCGCCATGATGCCAGATAGCGCCTGCATCTTGCCGTCATAGCCGGGCCGCAACCGATCCGGGCCGGTCTGGCCAAAACCCGACACCGCGCAATAGATCAGTTTTGGATTGATCGCCGAGAGCGCTTCATAGCCGATGCCGAGCTTGTCCATCACGCCCGGACGAAAGTTCTCCATGACGACGTCGACCTGCGCCGCCAACTTCTTCACGATCGCGATCGCCTCTAGCTTTTGCAGATCGAGCGTCAGGCTGCGCTTGTTGCCGTTGATGGCCTGGAACGCCGGCGCCAGCCCGCGCTCGGCCCATTCGCGCGACAGCGGCGTGCGGCGCATGTCCTCGCCCTCGCGCCGCTCGACCTTGATGACATCAGCGCCCAGCAGCGCGAGCTGATAGCTCGCATAGGGGCCGGCCAGCACTTGCGTGAAGTCCAAAATCTTCACGCCCACGAACGGTCGCGTCACGTCGCTCTCCCCTTGTTGTCTTGTTTGATTGGAGGACGTCAGGCGGCGCGATTGCCGCGCGCGATCTCCTTTTGCTTGTCGAATTCGGCGCGGCGGCGTGCCAGCTCTTCGGGCGAGAGCTGCGCGACGTTGTTGTAGTCGAGCTTCCAAGAGGCGTCCTCGCTCCAGCGCAGGGGCGACTGCATCGTCGTTTGCGGCCCACTCGCACTCTCCAGCACTTTCAGCGCCAGTTCCAGCGTCTGCGCCTGCGAAGCCATGTCATGCGGCTTGCCCGCGGAATTGCCGAGCGGGAAGTCCGAGAACAAAAATCGCGGCACCGCGGCGTGCTCGATGATGTCCTTGGCGCAGCCCATTACCACGGTCGGAATGCCGTTGGCCTCGAGATGCCGCGCCACCAGCGCGGTGGTCTGGTGGCAGACCGGGCAGTTCGGCACCAGCACGGCGACATCCACCTTGTCGGCAATGCAGCGCGCCAAAATCTCCGGCGCATCGGTGTCGAGCGTGACGCGATGGCTGCGGTTCGTCGGCGCGCCGAAGAAACGTGGCGCGACCTCGCCGATGCGGCCGGCGGCGCTGGCCTTCAATAGCTGCGGCAGTGGAAACCAGGTGCCGTTGTCGGTGGCCGTCGTGTGCTTGCGGTCGTAGCCGATATGCGAGATGCGCAAATCGTGTGGCTGCGAGGTGTCGCCGTCATAGACCTGATAAAACTTCGCGCTGCCATTATACGCCGCGCCCGGCCCCTGATCGCCCTTGGTCGGATCGTAGGGCGCAGCCGTCGTGATGATCGTGACGCGCGATTGCGCCAGCGGCTTTTTCAGCTTCTGAAACGGCGCCTCGGTGTAGTGCGCCCAGCGATAGGCGGTGGTGTAGCCGATCGCCGCGTAATAGTCCCGCGTGCGCTGCATATAGGGGACGGGGGCGTCGTAGTCGGGCGCAAAGCCGAATTCGTCGTCGCGCGGAGCGGACATGGGCGCGTCTCCTGGTTCTTGGTTAGAGACCAGACTAGAGATAGTCGGCGGTTTGCTCAACAGGCGCCACGTCCGCGCAGGCCAGAATTGCGTATCGCAATAGCTTGCCGCGACGGAAGTCTGCTCCCTCTCCCGCTTGCAGGGGAGGGCTGGGGTGGGGGTGCTTCCGCAATGGGACAGCCCCGATGAGGAGAGAGCCCTCACCCGGCGCTACGCGCCGACCTCTCCCGCAAGCGGGAGAGGTGCAGCGAGCTCGCGGCGGCACGCTACCTGAACACATGCAGCGCGGCGTATTGCAGCAGCATGATTGTCTTGGCGTCGATGATCCTTCCGTCGGCGATCATGGCGAGCGCGTCGTCGATGCCGAGTTCCAGCACCTCGATGTCCTCGCCCTCGTGCGCGAGGCCGCCGCCGTCGCTCACCCGCATCGAAGGCTCGT
This portion of the Bradyrhizobium diazoefficiens genome encodes:
- a CDS encoding YfbR-like 5'-deoxynucleotidase, yielding MTTKKTASRGVQMRAWQRMLSGRRLDLLDPSPLDVEIADIAHGLARVARWNGQTIGAHIFSVAQHTLLVETVLRHEMPRVDERMRLAALLHDAPEYVIGDMISPFKAVLDGHYKAVEKRLLGAIHIRFGLPPVLPDEITLVIKAADRGAAYLEATELAGFSESEAKRLFGRDPGLSDSVRRDYLTPWTAARAEKQFLERFGAVFA
- a CDS encoding DNA-3-methyladenine glycosylase I → MSRAPRLHPDGKTRCPWPGEDPLYVAYHDTEWGVPEYDDRALYEKLILDGFQAGLSWITILRKRDNFRKAFDDFQPEKIARYNDKKVHALMNDVGIVRNRAKIDGTILSAKSYLEIMEKGPGFSNLLWDFMGGRPKVNNFKTTASVPASTPLSVQVSKELSSRGFKFVGPTIVYAFMQATGMVNDHLVDCHCHATCSKMQRKPRLKAK
- a CDS encoding YgfZ/GcvT domain-containing protein, which produces MKSAFLPDRGVIKVAGEDARNFLNGLVTTDLDKLKPGLGRFGALLTPQGKIIVDFLITEAPAGHGGGFLIDCPKALADGLATKLKFYKLRAKVTVDNLSNDLGVLAAWDGQLAAQPDLAFADPRNAELGTRILVPEDLKQKLSDLIGAELVDAADYEAHRIALGVPRGGLDFMYSDAFPHETNMDRLAGVDFDKGCYVGQEVVSRMQHRGTARTRSVKVLLEDSSPEAGVSVMAGDKSVGTMGSSAQGKGIALVRIDRVADALDAGQPLTAGGLALKLAEPDVVRIPAKQPIA
- a CDS encoding dihydroorotase, with the translated sequence MTQRFDVILKGGTVVNQDGEGVRDIGITNGRIAELGPLSQGSAAEVIDCKGLHILPGVMDTQVHFREPGLEQKEDLETGSRSAVMGGVTAVFEMPNTSPLTVTEATFTDKVKRAHHRMHCDFAFFIGGTRENVQDLPVLERAPGCAGVKVFIGSSTGALLVEDDESLRRIFQVIRRRAAFHAEDEYRLNDRKSLRIEGDPRSHPVWRDETAALMATQRLVKLAHETGKRIHVLHISTKEEIEFLRDHKDVASCEATPHHLTLVAPECYERLGTLAQMNPPVRGADHRAGIWRGIEQGIIDVLGSDHAPHTLEEKQKTYPASPSGMTGVQTLVPLMLDHVNAGRLSLARFVDLTSAGPARLYNMACKGRIAAGYDADFTIVDLKRSETITNKWVASRAGWTPYDGVRVTGWPVGTFIRGRRVMWQGELVTPSQGEPVRFLETLKQ
- a CDS encoding sulfurtransferase — translated: MSQPTALITTEQLASILGDPNLRLYDCTTYNEPVPPGSDVPYRAVPGDKTFAAGHIPGADFLDLQGEFSDTSAQHFFMMPGVAQLEAAFGRHGADASKTIVLYSIGSMMWSTRFWWTLRSLGVDARVLDGGFDKWKEEGRPVETGAPKGYPATTFKGTLRASFFVDKNTVKARIGDPSTVTVNALGPQFHKGLEPSRYGRPGRVPGSVNVSAATLVNADKTLTSLADAEAKFAAQGVTRDKNVILYCGGGISATIDLFLLAQLGYDKLTLYDASMGEWARDPALPIETD
- a CDS encoding RNA polymerase sigma factor encodes the protein MQRTAAGLSAGARSSEAELIDRARGRDEAALREIMQANNRRLYRLARGILRSDSEAEDVVQETYVRAFTHLDGFRGESGLSTWLSRIAINEALGRARSAKPHVELGSVGEAALEAQIIKFPVSPAGDPERTMAQREIQRVVERAIDELPDVFRMVFVARVMEGMNIEETADLLGVKPETVKTRLHRARTLLRENVEKEIGPVMMDAFPFAGWRCERLTEAVLKRLGIGG
- a CDS encoding DUF4142 domain-containing protein, with protein sequence MFVRWSAAFAVAILLSSPVLPQGARAADKLSDPQIAHIAYTAGVIDINAAKQAQKKAKNKDVKAFAEDMLRDHEAVNKQALALVKKLNVTPEDNDTSKALSKQASDKLAELDKLDGAAFDKAYVANEVAYHKTVNGALETQLIPSASNAELKSLLQTGLKIFQGHQQHAEHVAAELK
- a CDS encoding cupredoxin domain-containing protein is translated as MMSGRLSSIAFAVALLSMAVPAHAATIEITMENLVISPAELSAKVGDTIAWINKDIFAHTATAKNGDFDVTLPPKKAVTSVVKKAGTVDYYCRYHPNMKATLKIEP
- a CDS encoding TIGR02301 family protein, with translation MSTRFLAIFALILACASAPARAQDVAAPFDADLQRLAEILGGLHYLRGICGSNEGNKWRSEMQALIEAETPAGERRTRMIAGFNRGYNGFQQTYRSCTPAATVAIRRYIEEGSKISRDLTARYAN
- a CDS encoding NUDIX hydrolase gives rise to the protein MPAVIQPTRPQIAVSAAIFRDGKVLLTRRARSPAKGFYSLPGGRVEFGESLHQALSREVDEETGLEIEIVSLAGWREVLPAAPGAGHYLILSFAARWVAREPVLNDELDDYRWIAPDALSSLGDIKLTGGLEEIIQSAYRLIGP
- a CDS encoding SOS response-associated peptidase; this translates as MCGRFVITSAPAALRQLFGYIEQPNFPPRYNVAPTQPIPVVLIENGARHFRLMRWGLLPGWVKDPKGFTLLINARSETVPEKPAFKRAIRRRRGLIPADGYYEWKAVDGRKQPFFIHRADGAPLGFAAVFETWVGPNGEELDTVAIVTAAAGEDLAALHDRVPVTISPRDFERWLDSRSDEIDSILPLMTAPRIGEFAWHPVSTRVNRVANDDEQLLLPISAEEMEAEAEAVKPKKVARKVAAGSADDGQGSLF
- a CDS encoding CaiB/BaiF CoA transferase family protein; translation: MTRPFVGVKILDFTQVLAGPYASYQLALLGADVIKVERREGEDMRRTPLSREWAERGLAPAFQAINGNKRSLTLDLQKLEAIAIVKKLAAQVDVVMENFRPGVMDKLGIGYEALSAINPKLIYCAVSGFGQTGPDRLRPGYDGKMQALSGIMAITGHPETGPTRAGFAVCDVLSGATAAFGVSSALYQRDRTGTGQLIDVSMLEATMAFLSGQIADWSVAGHRQQLSGNQAVSRRTTANLFKCGDGHILLAVNNEKQYRALMATLGREDTLSDPRFADWFSRNDNEPALRAIIEEALSARPAREWETILEDAGAPCASIWKVEEVIDHPQIKARGAIQELDTQYGRLRFAGSAFKLAHGGGRLDRMAPELGADADAVLGELGFDAAEIAALRAREIV
- a CDS encoding glycine reductase — translated: MSAPRDDEFGFAPDYDAPVPYMQRTRDYYAAIGYTTAYRWAHYTEAPFQKLKKPLAQSRVTIITTAAPYDPTKGDQGPGAAYNGSAKFYQVYDGDTSQPHDLRISHIGYDRKHTTATDNGTWFPLPQLLKASAAGRIGEVAPRFFGAPTNRSHRVTLDTDAPEILARCIADKVDVAVLVPNCPVCHQTTALVARHLEANGIPTVVMGCAKDIIEHAAVPRFLFSDFPLGNSAGKPHDMASQAQTLELALKVLESASGPQTTMQSPLRWSEDASWKLDYNNVAQLSPEELARRRAEFDKQKEIARGNRAA